The genome window GGCCAAGGCGTTCATTCTGGACGGGCTGGCCTCGGGCGCGTTGGCGCCGGTGATTGCGAAGACATTTGCGTTGGATGAGGTGCAGGAGGCGCATCGTTTTTTGGAGGCGAACCAGCAGGTGGGGAAAATCGTGGTGACGGTGTGAGGGCGGTTTCCTAGGACAATTCCCAAAGCTGGGCAGTGGGTTGCCCGATTGCCTACGCGTGGGTCAGAATCCGCCGGCTTGTGCGCTGGGGTGGTCGAAACTAAGGTGGCGGGGTCGCTGAATTTCTCGGTGATCGGGTTTAGTAGCCCGGATCGGTTATCTGAATGTGCATGAGCTTCATCAGTCAGACATCACGTCTGTGCTCGATGGCGGCTGTGCGCAGGGCCTTTTCGGACGCGCCGGCTTTAGATATCCACCGGTCTACTAACCTGCGTACAGCTGCCACCCACTCGTTTAGTAGCGGGGAGGTGGTGGCCCAAGTAAGGATATCTTTATGCCTCACGTCATGCAGGATTCAACCGTGCTCTTCTGCGTTGCTCCAGACGCAAGCAATGAAGCCCTCATTGCCAATAGTTACGAAACCTTCGCCTCTGTCAGTACCCTTCTGCTCGATCTATCCGAAGACCTGAGCGGCAAACACCGTGATATTGCACTGGCTATCCACCAACTGAGTGAGCTGGGCGTATTGCTCACAGCCAAGATCCTTGATCGTGAGGCGCCCTCCGCGGGCTGACCATAGCTATCCAGAAGACGAGGCAGGTCAGTGGCTGAGTCGAAGTATGAAAAATGGGGGCGGATTGATCCATTAAGAATCAATTCGTCCCCTTTTCAGTGGACTCAAAACGGCTTTGATGAATGGCTACTCTCGGCCAAAAGCGGCCGATAGGATTAGACTACGCCGAAGTCCTGTCAGAGATTATTTGCATGCTAATTGAGTGCCGAAGGTGCGGCCAAGGTTACGTTCGAGCAATGAGGGTTCGCTCTACAAAAATTTTGCTGTGGGTGTGCGAAGAATGTGAAGCAACGTGGACGAGCCAGGCTGAGGTGAATGTCTGTGATTTTGAAGACTACGGAACGTTAATGGCCGATATTGGACGCAGCTGTTTGTGGTCAGAATTGGAGCCGCAGTGAAAAGTTAGTTAACGCGCGCTTTCTGTCAAATGCCCGCTTTGGGTCGATAGCAGCGCTTAATTACAGGCTACTACCGACCCAAAGCGGATATTGCCTGTAGCTGAAGTTGACCGACCATGAGTCCGTATTGCAGCATGGTATTGAAGTGTGGCACCGCTGATCGGCCACTCTGTAAGCGCGACCTTACACATAACCGGAAGAAGCTCATGATCATGGTGTTATCGAAAGTCGAACTCAAGGAACTTTCCGTAAAAGCGGAAGCAGAGGGTTTAACACTGAGTGATCTAGCCCCCATTTACGAAAGGTTCGGCGTTGCACCGCACGATGTGCTGAACGGACTGTCCGTCGCGGTTGCGGAAGGCTATCTCCAAGGATCTCTACCCTATGATTTTTGCGAGGGCGTTATGAACGGGATCATAAATGCTGTGGTTGAAGTAGGCATGACTAACGATATGCCTCAGCCCGCTTTCTCGCTTTACCAGGCATTCGATCAAGGTGAATGGTTCCGCAGTAACGACCCACCGGAAACTGACCCCAGTGAGAAATACACGAAGTATGTGGTCGGGGAAATAATGCGCACCCTTAGAGACTAGCTTTCACAGATCGGCACGTTTCCGCTTTTTGGCTGGAAGGTAGTGGATCGAACGCCGCTTTTGGCCGATCTCTGCCTGTCGCGAGAGCCGTAATCGACCCAGAGCGGCCTTTCGGCACCGGCAGAAGTCGGCTGTTTGGCGCTGATACTGCTTACAGTCATTAGCTGCTGCTAGTATCAAGCGCTCAACCTATCTAGCCCCTGCATCGATTCACGTTTACTATATTTCCAACTCGTATTACTGCGGCTGCTGAACCCGGTACTCACGAGGATATAACGATGAAAAGAACCCGCGCCTGGAGACGTATGCAGGCCCTTAAATGCA of Pseudomonas azotoformans contains these proteins:
- a CDS encoding DUF6124 family protein → MPHVMQDSTVLFCVAPDASNEALIANSYETFASVSTLLLDLSEDLSGKHRDIALAIHQLSELGVLLTAKILDREAPSAG